The stretch of DNA CGCGGGTTGATGGTGGCGGCGTTCGCCGGTTCGATCGTGAGCGCAGGCGCGGGAACCCGCTTCGGCGGTGCGGTGGCACTGCAACCTGCGAGGACCAGCGCGCCGATCAGCGCCGCGAGCAGCGGCATGAACCGGGCACGGCGGCGAGGCGACGCGGGAATCGGCATGAGATCCCTCCGACTGGCGCACTGCGATCATTCGATCGGTCGATCAAAGCAAGCCGGAAGCGATACTAATCGCGATGTGTGGAGGTCCGCGCAGTGTCGGAACACCGATCGGGGGAACCGGTGATCCCAGTTCGGGAAGCGGGAGGTGCGAACAGTGATCAGATTCTCCGACCGTTCTGACCGCCCGCAAGATCGCGGTGCGGAATTCGCGGGTGATCATCGAGCCCGCGCGGCGGTAACCTGGTGGTGAACGCGCTCCGGCGCACACCCGAACCGAAGGTGGACCGAACCCGCACGAGGTGACCGGATGACCGACGACGAGCCCGACGATCGACCGCAGGTGCTCGAACGCAGCCGCACCGGCCTCGGCGAGCTCGTGCTGCGCCGCTGCGGCGCCGACCTGGAGCTGATCAGCGGCGGCATGTTCCTGATGGACACCCGCGACGGCCGCTCGGAACGGGCGATGGTCGAGCGGGTGCTCGCGGTCGCGCCGCCCGGGGCGCGCTTGGTCATCGGCGGTCTCGGCTTCGGGTTCTCGTTGGCGGCGGCGGTGGCCTCACCGGTTCCCGCCGAGATCATCGTGGTGGAGATCCACCGCCAGGTCATCGAGTGGAACCGCACCTACCTGCCGGAACGCACCGAGCGCAACACCGCCGATCCCC from Saccharopolyspora sp. SCSIO 74807 encodes:
- a CDS encoding spermidine synthase: MTDDEPDDRPQVLERSRTGLGELVLRRCGADLELISGGMFLMDTRDGRSERAMVERVLAVAPPGARLVIGGLGFGFSLAAAVASPVPAEIIVVEIHRQVIEWNRTYLPERTERNTADPRVRIVHGDIAAWLDRDDGPLDAVCLDTDNGPEWLTTPENGALYGGSRLGRLGERLGDPGAVAFWSANRSAAFEAALRNAFREVAVHETPVARGEPDVVYLARHPAHAPAQGR